The segment ACCAGTCTTTCATTATTCTTCGCCAGAGCAATGATTGAAGGAGTAGTCCTTCCTCCCTCAGCGTTGGGAATGATGACAGGTTCGTTTCCTTCTATGATAGCGACACATGAATTGGTAGTACCAAGATCGATCCCTATTACTTTACCCATGATCTTTTTCCCTCTTGCAGAATTTAATTATTTTCCAGCCCTTTTTCCGCTGGTTCATCCTTGCTCGTTTCCTTGACTACGATTACCCTGGCCGGCCTGAGGAGCAGATCATTGATCATATAACCCTTCTGCACTACATGAAGGACATGCCCTTCTTCCAGTTGATCACTTTCCGCGTTTCCCATAGCTTCGTGATACTGAGGGTCAAAGAGTCTTCCTTCCGCCTCTATCTCGCTGAGACCAGCCCGTTTCAAAATATCCATAAGTTGCGTATGGATCATCCGGATACCGCTGTAAAAATGATCACCGGCACCGTCAGATGCAGCGAAAGCCCTGTCAAAATCGTCCAGGACACCTAGAATATCGCCCAAAAGCACTGCATTCGCCTTTTTTAAATGCAATTCCCATTCCCGTCTGGTCCTCTTCTTGTAATTTTCAAACTCGGCGGCAAGCCGCAATATTTTATTTTCTTTTATTTCAAGAAGTTGTTCAGTCTGCGCAAGTTGTTTTTCCATCTTCAGCAGCATCTCGTTCTTTTTATCGAGGAGTTCGGCTAACCTCTTACTCCCCACTTTTTTAGTCCGTTTCTGCTTTTTTTCGGCCGCTTCTGACACGGGATCCTCTTCTTTTGCAAGTTTTTTTGCCATATCCCCAATGATCTCGATATCATCGCCATCGATCATCGGTTCAGCCGTACGATCCGGTTCCACGCGTTTTTCATCGATTTCCCTGTTTTCCGCAGACAATGCTTTAACCTTTCATTACAGTTGAACTTCAGATGATCCAGACCGTCGATGATCGAGCCTCAACTCCTGCCCCATCATCTCCAGCAGGGACAGCACCAGTCGGTAGCTCATTCTCGTCGGTCCAAGGACTCCAAAAACACCATCGCAATCAGCCGTATTAAAACGCTTTGTAATAACTGAAAAACCCTCAAGTTCCTCCAGAAGATTTTCCCTTCCTATCGTTATCATTACGTCGTTATCCATTCTGTCTTTCATGAAACTGAGCATCAGTCTTCTCGCTCCCATTACCTTGAGCAGGTTCTGCATCGTTCTGGGATCATCAAGTTCGTCTATACCGGAAAGATTACCGAATCCGTCGAAATGATACTGCAGTTGAAAAGGTCTGTCGAACAGATAGTCAGCCTCGGAAGCTACGATCATGGCGATCTCGCGTTCGATCCCGTCGATCTCCTTCATGAATATCTCCATGCGCCTGTGAGCTTCCTCGAGAGGATAACCGGCGATCCGTTCGTTGATCAGATGCGCGGCGCGGTCGATTATGTGAGGCCTGTACCTGTCGGGGAATTCTATAAAGACTTTTCTTTCCTCCCCTGATTTCATAAACAGTATAACGAGCGCGTGCCTTCCCTCAAGGGGGATTATCCTCAGTTTTCCGATATCTCCGTATGAATGAAGGATGCTCATCATAAGACCCATACAGTTCGTCATCTTTCCCAATACTCTTGACGTGCTGTACATGATCTCACGAAGATCATCCCAGTCCCTGTCTATTCTGTTCCTGACTTCTTCGATCACCTTCCTGCCTAACGGCCTCGTGTCGGTCAGATCATCGACATACCTTCTGTATCCCCTGTCGCTCGGTATCCTCCCGGCCGAGATATGAGGCTTGAACAGGTATCCCTTTTCTTCGAGATTATGGAGCACCTTGCGGATATTCGCTGTACTCGAGGTCAATCTGTACTTTTTTTTGAGGGTCTTCGAACTTACAGGCCTTCCGGTCTCTATATAGAGATCGGTAACATATTTTAAAAGAATTGTCTCTATATCAGTTACATCGTTCTTTAAGCTCATCTCTGGCACTCTCCATATCCGACTGCTACAGCTTCGGATAAATGTAGATATTCAAAGACCGGTTGTCAAGAGCGAGAAATCACAAGGTGTGCAAAATAAATGCCCGGACAGGAAAAAAAAGAGATTATTGTCAGGATCCCGGACGATACTATCGGATCAGATCGCCGATCCTGCTGAACCGGAGCCAATGAGTGTCATAATCAACTGAAAAATATATAAAAAGGGCTTTTCCGCGTAGAAGCCTCTTGTCAAGCGGCCCCCAGAAACGCGAATCATAACTGTTATCCCTGTTATCGCCCATCACAAAGATACTCCCGGTGGGGACTTTGAGAGGTCCATAATC is part of the Candidatus Krumholzibacteriota bacterium genome and harbors:
- a CDS encoding nucleotide exchange factor GrpE, with translation MSAENREIDEKRVEPDRTAEPMIDGDDIEIIGDMAKKLAKEEDPVSEAAEKKQKRTKKVGSKRLAELLDKKNEMLLKMEKQLAQTEQLLEIKENKILRLAAEFENYKKRTRREWELHLKKANAVLLGDILGVLDDFDRAFAASDGAGDHFYSGIRMIHTQLMDILKRAGLSEIEAEGRLFDPQYHEAMGNAESDQLEEGHVLHVVQKGYMINDLLLRPARVIVVKETSKDEPAEKGLENN
- the hrcA gene encoding heat-inducible transcription repressor HrcA; this encodes MSLKNDVTDIETILLKYVTDLYIETGRPVSSKTLKKKYRLTSSTANIRKVLHNLEEKGYLFKPHISAGRIPSDRGYRRYVDDLTDTRPLGRKVIEEVRNRIDRDWDDLREIMYSTSRVLGKMTNCMGLMMSILHSYGDIGKLRIIPLEGRHALVILFMKSGEERKVFIEFPDRYRPHIIDRAAHLINERIAGYPLEEAHRRMEIFMKEIDGIEREIAMIVASEADYLFDRPFQLQYHFDGFGNLSGIDELDDPRTMQNLLKVMGARRLMLSFMKDRMDNDVMITIGRENLLEELEGFSVITKRFNTADCDGVFGVLGPTRMSYRLVLSLLEMMGQELRLDHRRSGSSEVQL